From Brochothrix thermosphacta DSM 20171 = FSL F6-1036, a single genomic window includes:
- a CDS encoding divergent PAP2 family protein, with the protein MDFWNNVPLMAALIAIFFAQAIKVPIQALMNKRANWSLLTATGGMPSSHSAAVCALMTVLAIEYGMNSPYFAIAAIFGVIVMFDAMGVRRQSGEQAITINKLIADFQAITNLGKANAEKDPEAGLQRLKEVLGHKPTEVFFGILTGIAIGFLVNYLYHL; encoded by the coding sequence ATGGATTTTTGGAATAACGTGCCTTTAATGGCAGCCTTGATCGCAATCTTTTTTGCTCAAGCAATTAAAGTCCCCATTCAAGCACTCATGAACAAACGTGCTAATTGGTCGCTACTGACTGCAACTGGCGGTATGCCTAGTTCACATTCAGCGGCCGTGTGTGCGCTGATGACTGTTTTAGCTATCGAGTACGGAATGAACTCACCTTACTTCGCTATCGCCGCAATATTCGGCGTTATCGTGATGTTTGATGCAATGGGTGTTCGTCGTCAAAGCGGTGAACAAGCGATTACAATCAACAAACTAATTGCCGACTTCCAAGCAATTACTAATTTAGGAAAAGCAAATGCCGAAAAAGATCCCGAAGCTGGTCTTCAACGTCTTAAAGAGGTTTTAGGTCATAAACCGACTGAAGTTTTCTTCGGTATCTTGACAGGTATTGCAATTGGTTTCCTTGTTAATTACTTATATCATCTCTAA
- the mnhG gene encoding monovalent cation/H(+) antiporter subunit G: MIELSLEIIISILIILSSILSLIAAIGLIRLPDTYTRAHAAGIGNTLGITIMMLALSLYFTYFSSVNLLPRIILALVFIFLTAPIANHLITRSAYHIGVPLTKKHKIDELYPVKKEEIQALRAERLQREVREEEDYEKVIQLTQLVDAMRDKRLLQHEQEEAEAFQAEIKTPLSPTEELNDDDDDNTN; encoded by the coding sequence GTGATCGAACTAAGTCTTGAGATTATTATCTCGATTTTAATCATTTTATCGTCTATACTAAGTCTTATTGCAGCTATCGGTTTAATTCGTTTACCCGATACTTATACGCGAGCACATGCCGCTGGTATTGGGAACACACTCGGTATCACTATAATGATGTTAGCTTTATCGTTATACTTCACTTATTTTTCATCGGTCAATTTATTGCCAAGAATTATACTGGCACTTGTTTTCATCTTTTTAACAGCTCCGATTGCCAACCATTTAATCACACGTTCGGCTTACCATATCGGTGTGCCTTTAACTAAAAAGCACAAAATTGATGAACTCTATCCTGTGAAAAAAGAAGAAATACAAGCATTACGTGCTGAACGACTCCAGCGTGAAGTTCGTGAAGAAGAAGATTATGAAAAAGTAATTCAATTAACTCAACTTGTTGATGCGATGCGCGATAAGCGCTTATTGCAACATGAACAAGAGGAAGCAGAAGCGTTTCAAGCTGAAATTAAAACGCCACTTAGCCCTACAGAAGAATTGAATGACGATGATGATGACAACACGAATTAA
- a CDS encoding Na(+)/H(+) antiporter subunit F1: MILQASIYISLVLFGVSILLFLYRVIKGYFIADRVLALDCIGIALVSIAALISMLQNTPVFVDVLLIIGLLAFIGTVSYARFEEKGKVIVRDRTKS; this comes from the coding sequence ATGATATTACAGGCCTCAATCTATATATCACTCGTTTTATTTGGTGTATCCATCCTGCTATTTCTTTATCGCGTCATTAAAGGTTATTTTATAGCTGATCGCGTTTTAGCATTAGACTGTATTGGTATCGCCTTGGTTTCAATCGCTGCCTTGATTTCAATGCTTCAAAACACACCTGTATTTGTTGATGTTCTTCTAATAATCGGTCTACTCGCCTTTATTGGAACTGTCTCATATGCTCGTTTTGAAGAGAAAGGTAAGGTGATTGTGCGTGATCGAACTAAGTCTTGA
- a CDS encoding Na+/H+ antiporter subunit E, producing the protein MVFQIFLNSLIALLWQFLQADFTFSTFLIGYIIGIIMLFTMRRFFKGCFYLERAFSIVRLIVMFLGDVVTSSIAMSKVILAKDIDITPGIFKYRTVLESDWEVMLLTSLISLTPGTTCIEVDEDSHTFYIHCIDLSDPEEERSKIRNGFERHIVEVFRK; encoded by the coding sequence ATGGTTTTTCAAATTTTTCTTAATAGCCTCATTGCCTTACTCTGGCAGTTTCTACAGGCGGATTTCACCTTCAGTACTTTTTTAATCGGCTATATCATCGGTATCATCATGTTATTCACTATGCGTCGCTTTTTCAAAGGTTGCTTTTACCTTGAACGCGCGTTTTCAATTGTTCGTTTAATCGTGATGTTCCTGGGTGACGTGGTGACAAGTTCGATTGCCATGTCGAAAGTCATCCTTGCAAAAGATATCGATATTACACCCGGTATTTTCAAATACCGTACCGTTCTAGAATCAGATTGGGAAGTTATGTTGCTAACATCACTCATTTCACTCACACCCGGTACAACATGTATTGAGGTGGATGAAGATTCACATACTTTCTATATTCACTGTATCGATCTTAGTGATCCTGAAGAAGAGCGTAGTAAAATTCGTAACGGTTTCGAACGTCATATTGTGGAGGTGTTTCGCAAATGA
- a CDS encoding Na+/H+ antiporter subunit D codes for MMTNFALLPILIPFVAAICLLILPHKIKYQRPAAIIWSLVLLAFTIFTFTKVIKEGTLVVTMGDWPVPFGISIVADMLAILLVLTTTVILPFIILYSIKTISVPREEGLYYSLVFFMITGVNGSFLTGDIFNLFVFFEVMLMASYGIIVLGGTRVQLQGIVKYLVFNVIASAFFIVSVAMLYGVVGTLNMADIGQKLSEVQGQADAGLISVIAIFFLFVFGSKAGIFPLFVWLPSSYVSAPMPILALFGGLLTKVGLYAIMRTFSLFFSAEPGIEWSFLRWSAYLTIIIGVIGAMSYRNMKNIVIYNILIAIGVILVGFSSHTLDGMTGSVFYTIHDMLIKVALFMIIGVILFITGTPDIRDFSGLILRYPGLTFIFFIAMLGLAGIPPFSGFIGKLYLIKGVFQSGDIVGGLLILISSLFVLLSLLRIFILGFWGKERGPRHMVYGYRQMMFPTILLVCLTVAFGIGIQFVTPYVQIAADSLANPMIYIQSVLGGN; via the coding sequence ATGATGACTAACTTTGCTTTACTTCCCATCCTAATACCTTTTGTTGCTGCGATTTGCTTATTGATTCTACCGCATAAAATCAAGTACCAGCGTCCAGCAGCAATTATTTGGAGTTTGGTTTTACTTGCTTTTACAATTTTCACCTTCACCAAAGTGATTAAAGAAGGAACATTAGTTGTGACAATGGGTGATTGGCCCGTACCTTTTGGTATTAGTATCGTTGCTGATATGTTAGCAATATTACTTGTTTTAACAACAACGGTCATCCTTCCGTTTATTATTCTTTATTCAATCAAAACGATTAGCGTGCCACGTGAAGAAGGTTTGTACTATTCACTTGTATTCTTCATGATCACAGGTGTAAACGGAAGCTTCTTGACGGGTGATATTTTCAACCTCTTTGTTTTCTTCGAGGTGATGTTAATGGCATCTTATGGCATCATTGTGTTAGGCGGTACTCGTGTCCAGCTTCAAGGAATCGTAAAGTACTTGGTATTTAACGTGATTGCTTCTGCCTTTTTCATTGTGTCTGTCGCGATGCTTTATGGCGTAGTTGGTACTTTGAACATGGCAGATATCGGACAAAAGCTGAGCGAAGTCCAAGGACAAGCGGATGCTGGTTTAATCAGTGTGATTGCCATCTTCTTTCTGTTTGTATTTGGATCAAAAGCCGGTATTTTCCCGCTGTTCGTCTGGTTGCCAAGCTCATATGTAAGTGCGCCTATGCCCATTCTTGCGCTTTTTGGAGGCCTTCTTACAAAGGTTGGTTTATATGCAATCATGCGTACATTCAGCTTGTTCTTCTCTGCCGAACCAGGTATTGAATGGAGTTTCCTCCGTTGGTCTGCCTACTTAACCATCATCATTGGTGTTATTGGCGCTATGAGTTACCGTAATATGAAAAATATCGTAATTTATAATATTCTTATTGCTATTGGCGTTATTCTTGTCGGCTTTTCGAGCCACACATTAGACGGAATGACTGGGAGTGTTTTTTATACGATTCATGATATGTTAATCAAAGTCGCACTCTTTATGATTATCGGTGTTATCCTATTCATAACGGGAACGCCAGATATTCGAGATTTCTCTGGTTTGATCCTTCGTTATCCAGGTCTAACCTTTATCTTCTTTATCGCTATGCTTGGCCTTGCAGGCATTCCACCGTTTAGTGGTTTCATTGGAAAACTTTACCTGATTAAAGGTGTCTTCCAGAGTGGCGATATCGTCGGTGGACTATTGATTTTGATCTCTAGCCTATTTGTACTTTTATCATTATTACGTATCTTCATCCTCGGATTTTGGGGTAAGGAACGTGGCCCGCGTCATATGGTATACGGCTATCGTCAAATGATGTTCCCCACTATCTTGCTCGTATGTTTAACGGTTGCGTTTGGAATTGGTATACAATTTGTAACACCGTATGTCCAAATAGCTGCCGATTCATTGGCTAACCCAATGATTTATATCCAATCTGTGTTAGGAGGCAATTAA
- a CDS encoding Na(+)/H(+) antiporter subunit C, translated as MELLMSLLIGLMFTAGVYLILSKNILRIIIGTAIVSHGANLTLLTIGGIKNGSAPILLDGLKLFNDPIPQALILTAIVIGFAVTALFLVVAYRAYQEIGTDMVNRTRGNDDDDD; from the coding sequence ATGGAGTTATTAATGAGTTTATTAATCGGTTTAATGTTTACAGCCGGTGTTTATCTCATCCTATCGAAAAATATCTTACGTATTATTATCGGAACGGCTATCGTTAGCCACGGTGCGAACTTAACTCTTTTAACTATTGGAGGCATTAAGAACGGTAGTGCCCCTATCTTATTAGATGGACTCAAACTGTTCAACGACCCGATTCCGCAAGCCTTAATCTTAACAGCCATTGTAATTGGTTTTGCTGTCACTGCTCTCTTTTTAGTAGTGGCTTACAGGGCTTACCAAGAAATTGGAACAGATATGGTAAACCGCACGAGAGGAAATGATGATGATGATGACTAA
- a CDS encoding Na(+)/H(+) antiporter subunit B, with the protein MKNNDVLLRMASQIIVFIILIFGADSFFSGHNLPGGGFIGGLIIVSAFALLAIAYDLNLVKRILPFNPLRLAGSGLLIILISSSISLFKGQSFLTHSSVYVDLPLFGHTGLYTSTLFDIGVLMVVLGAILTIILAIGESD; encoded by the coding sequence ATGAAGAATAATGATGTCTTACTCCGAATGGCTTCTCAAATTATCGTCTTTATCATCTTAATTTTTGGTGCTGATTCTTTTTTCTCTGGACATAATCTTCCAGGGGGAGGGTTTATTGGTGGCTTGATTATCGTTTCTGCATTCGCTTTACTGGCAATTGCTTACGATTTAAATCTCGTCAAACGAATTTTACCGTTTAACCCGTTACGTCTTGCTGGTTCCGGTTTATTAATTATCCTTATCAGTTCAAGTATTAGTCTTTTTAAAGGCCAATCATTTCTAACGCACTCATCCGTGTATGTAGACTTGCCTCTTTTTGGCCATACTGGACTTTACACTTCTACCCTCTTCGATATTGGCGTATTGATGGTTGTACTCGGTGCCATTTTAACAATAATCTTAGCGATTGGGGAGAGTGATTAA
- a CDS encoding Na+/H+ antiporter subunit A, translating to MNFLHLAVLLPLIVAALIPFTHKYLKQWHLGWLVLVVPFGLFCYFLSFLSRDLTSQPLVYLMKWIPDLGINYVLRVDGLSLLFVLLITGIGALVTLYSIFYLSKKKEQLHYFYAYLLIFMTAMLGLVLSDNMMVLYLFWEMTSISSFLLIGYWHKRERSRYGAKKALYITVFGGLMMLGGMSILSNLAGSFSIQTVIAEASTFSNSPFFMLAMIFILLGAFTKSAQFPFHIWLPDAMEAPTPISAYLHSATMVKAGIYLVARMTPVFAPTHQSWSVIIMIVGLTTLFWGSFNALKQVDLKGILAYSTISQLGLIMSLLGLGSNSLREANGFYVAALAAALLHLFNHATFKGALFMVVGIIDHETGTRDIRRLGGLMNVMPLAATLAFVGTFAMAGIPPFNGFVSKEMFLESFVNLSTIQAPSLTVLSYIFLFVAWIASVITFVYSMILFFRPFTGKMKPWLQPKKATHTPIGMATSPLILVIIVVVSGLFPNLLATPLITPAIHSVKTTLNPDYQLHLSLWHGFTPALWLTIAIIIIGSILAATYLKWKPLIQRPLRFLFSWNDVYNRGNYYFEKLSYRSMTSVMNGNLRFYLIILFMTFIFATIIGVTTTSSLNFSTAKLSPIDVVDWLIFAAAVVVLLAIMLSKARLTSVILLGALGYLIAIIFMIARAPDLALTQLVVETISVILYLLAFRFLPQIGKDEEKITPFSWRLWISMAVGFVMFIVVFSSFNTTFFDSVLSPYFIENAYTKGGGKNVVNVTLVDFRGFDTFFESAVLTVAAMSIYSLIRLRLNKGDKQHEE from the coding sequence GTGAATTTTTTACACTTAGCAGTTTTATTACCACTCATCGTAGCTGCCCTTATTCCATTTACACATAAGTATTTAAAACAATGGCATCTCGGATGGTTAGTTCTCGTTGTACCTTTTGGATTGTTTTGTTATTTCCTTAGTTTCTTATCAAGAGACCTGACCTCACAACCACTTGTTTACCTTATGAAATGGATTCCTGACCTAGGCATCAACTACGTTTTGCGTGTGGATGGGCTGAGTCTACTTTTCGTCTTACTGATTACTGGTATAGGCGCTTTAGTAACACTGTACTCCATCTTTTACCTCAGCAAGAAGAAAGAACAACTGCACTACTTCTATGCTTACCTCTTAATCTTCATGACAGCAATGCTTGGTCTTGTACTATCAGATAATATGATGGTGCTGTACCTTTTCTGGGAGATGACTTCGATCAGTTCCTTCCTATTGATTGGCTATTGGCATAAACGTGAGCGTTCACGTTATGGTGCAAAAAAAGCATTGTATATTACCGTTTTCGGTGGTTTGATGATGCTCGGGGGAATGAGTATTCTTTCTAACCTTGCGGGTAGCTTTAGTATTCAAACCGTTATAGCAGAAGCTTCAACCTTTAGTAACTCTCCATTCTTCATGCTCGCGATGATTTTCATCTTGCTCGGAGCTTTTACAAAGTCAGCACAGTTTCCATTCCACATCTGGCTGCCCGATGCGATGGAAGCGCCAACACCGATTAGCGCTTACCTTCACTCCGCGACTATGGTTAAAGCAGGTATCTATCTCGTTGCTCGAATGACTCCGGTGTTCGCACCCACTCACCAGTCTTGGTCAGTCATTATTATGATCGTGGGTCTTACGACATTGTTCTGGGGTTCCTTCAATGCTTTAAAACAAGTGGATTTAAAAGGAATTCTCGCCTATTCAACCATCAGTCAATTAGGTTTAATCATGTCTTTATTAGGGCTCGGTTCAAACTCACTGCGTGAGGCGAACGGTTTTTATGTCGCTGCTCTAGCTGCTGCTCTTTTACACTTATTCAACCATGCAACGTTCAAAGGCGCATTATTCATGGTTGTTGGTATTATCGATCATGAAACAGGCACACGAGACATACGTCGTCTCGGCGGTTTAATGAACGTGATGCCTTTAGCTGCAACACTCGCTTTTGTCGGTACATTTGCCATGGCTGGAATTCCACCATTTAATGGTTTTGTCAGCAAAGAGATGTTTTTAGAATCCTTTGTTAATCTTTCGACTATTCAAGCACCTTCATTAACTGTGCTTTCTTACATCTTTTTGTTTGTTGCTTGGATTGCAAGTGTCATCACCTTTGTCTACAGCATGATTTTATTCTTCCGTCCTTTCACTGGAAAAATGAAACCATGGTTACAACCTAAAAAAGCGACACATACACCCATCGGGATGGCGACTTCTCCATTAATCTTGGTAATCATTGTTGTTGTAAGTGGCTTATTTCCAAATCTCTTAGCAACACCGTTGATTACACCCGCAATACATAGTGTTAAAACAACATTGAATCCGGACTATCAATTACACTTATCTCTATGGCACGGTTTCACTCCGGCACTTTGGTTAACCATTGCTATTATAATTATCGGTTCTATTTTAGCGGCAACGTACCTCAAATGGAAACCACTCATCCAACGCCCATTACGCTTTCTATTCAGTTGGAATGATGTTTATAACCGTGGTAACTACTACTTTGAAAAACTATCTTATCGTTCAATGACAAGTGTCATGAATGGGAATTTACGCTTTTATCTGATTATTCTCTTTATGACGTTTATCTTTGCGACAATTATTGGTGTAACCACCACGTCGTCATTGAACTTTTCGACAGCTAAACTCTCACCGATTGATGTTGTTGATTGGCTGATTTTTGCAGCTGCTGTCGTTGTATTGTTAGCGATTATGCTTTCTAAAGCACGTCTAACCTCTGTTATTTTGCTAGGTGCTCTTGGGTATCTCATCGCAATTATCTTTATGATCGCGCGTGCACCTGATTTAGCTTTAACACAGTTAGTTGTCGAAACAATTTCAGTTATTCTTTATCTGCTTGCTTTCCGCTTCTTGCCGCAAATAGGTAAAGATGAAGAAAAAATAACACCGTTCTCTTGGCGTTTATGGATTAGTATGGCTGTTGGTTTCGTAATGTTTATCGTTGTCTTTTCATCATTCAACACAACATTTTTCGATTCAGTTCTTTCGCCTTACTTCATTGAAAATGCCTATACTAAGGGCGGCGGTAAAAATGTGGTCAACGTAACCCTGGTCGATTTCCGTGGATTCGATACATTCTTCGAATCGGCTGTACTTACGGTGGCTGCGATGAGCATCTACTCATTAATTCGCTTACGTCTCAACAAAGGAGATAAACAACATGAAGAATAA
- a CDS encoding MFS transporter: MSQKKKNLYLLMGANFLVSISMTMIMPFLSLYIETFGNFSQDSVQRWSGYIFGVTFLAAFLVSPLWGKIGDRHGFKPILIFTSLGLSISLFLMGQVSSVSHLFFLRIFMGIVTGFVGVSNAFIARQTPREESGRVLGTLQLGSVTGMLFGPLIGGYLADVFGFQQTFYISSASLLVVFFLVVFVLKDTVSHTATSKKSEKVPNTISYILHIRVLLMMMVATSMVQIANFSLQPLLALYVKELAPHTNNIALLSGLAFSATGFGNLIMTRRWGILGDQHGYEKIIGYLLLGSALAVIPLAFINSMTLFIFLRFLFGIVIGGLIPLTTAYIRLASPVSIQGEVLGYNQSARFLGNVIGPVIGGELASLFNISFVFYFTAFMFILTYGLLRLSIRSDRKRNIELH, from the coding sequence ATGTCTCAAAAGAAAAAAAATCTATACTTGTTAATGGGTGCCAATTTCCTGGTTTCAATCAGTATGACAATGATTATGCCCTTCTTATCTTTATATATTGAAACCTTCGGTAACTTTTCACAAGATTCTGTCCAACGTTGGTCTGGCTATATTTTTGGCGTGACTTTTCTTGCCGCCTTCCTTGTTTCACCTCTATGGGGGAAAATTGGTGACCGTCATGGCTTCAAACCTATTCTGATTTTCACATCATTAGGCTTATCTATCTCGCTCTTTTTAATGGGCCAAGTAAGTTCAGTGTCACATCTCTTTTTCCTCAGAATATTCATGGGGATTGTAACGGGATTCGTCGGTGTTTCAAATGCTTTTATCGCTAGACAAACACCACGTGAAGAATCCGGTCGCGTGCTTGGTACCTTACAACTAGGTAGTGTTACTGGTATGTTATTTGGTCCTCTAATCGGAGGTTATCTTGCCGATGTATTCGGCTTTCAACAAACATTCTACATAAGCAGTGCTTCGTTACTGGTTGTTTTCTTTCTTGTTGTCTTTGTTTTGAAAGATACTGTATCACATACTGCTACTTCAAAGAAAAGCGAAAAAGTTCCAAACACAATTTCATACATCCTACATATACGTGTATTGTTAATGATGATGGTCGCAACCAGTATGGTACAAATCGCAAACTTTAGTTTACAACCATTGTTAGCTTTATATGTTAAAGAACTCGCACCGCACACCAATAACATCGCGTTACTCTCAGGGCTTGCATTTTCAGCAACTGGTTTTGGTAACTTAATTATGACGCGACGGTGGGGTATTTTAGGTGATCAACATGGTTATGAAAAAATAATTGGTTATCTACTACTCGGTTCAGCACTTGCGGTTATACCTTTAGCTTTTATCAATTCAATGACACTTTTTATTTTCTTACGTTTCTTATTTGGGATTGTTATCGGTGGCTTAATCCCGTTAACCACCGCCTATATCAGATTAGCATCTCCTGTTTCAATTCAAGGTGAAGTACTTGGTTATAACCAGAGTGCACGTTTCCTCGGAAATGTGATTGGACCGGTTATTGGCGGAGAACTCGCCAGCCTGTTCAACATCTCATTCGTGTTTTACTTCACGGCGTTTATGTTTATTTTAACCTACGGATTATTACGTCTTAGTATACGTTCGGATCGTAAACGAAATATTGAGCTTCATTAA
- a CDS encoding peptidylprolyl isomerase — MSFPQLTTEVQENERLVAFETSKGTIKIKLFPEEAPKTVENFLTHVENGYYDGLIFHRVIKDFMLQGGDPTGTGMGGESIWGSSFEDEFSRNLFNFRGALSMANAGPNTNGSQFFIVQASEVPKNMTRQMKDADFPEEVVNAYKENGGTPWLDYRHTVFGQVVEGMDLVDLISDVPKGAQDRPVEDVVINTIKIVK, encoded by the coding sequence ATGTCATTCCCACAATTAACAACTGAAGTACAAGAAAATGAACGCCTTGTTGCGTTTGAAACAAGTAAAGGTACAATTAAAATTAAACTTTTCCCTGAGGAAGCACCAAAAACTGTAGAAAACTTTTTAACTCACGTTGAAAATGGTTACTACGATGGTTTAATTTTCCACCGTGTTATTAAAGATTTTATGCTCCAAGGTGGCGACCCAACAGGAACTGGCATGGGCGGCGAAAGCATCTGGGGAAGCTCTTTTGAAGATGAATTTTCTCGCAACCTCTTTAATTTCCGTGGTGCGTTATCAATGGCAAATGCTGGACCTAATACAAACGGTAGTCAATTCTTTATCGTTCAAGCAAGTGAAGTGCCTAAAAACATGACACGTCAAATGAAAGATGCAGACTTCCCGGAAGAAGTTGTTAATGCGTATAAAGAAAATGGTGGTACGCCATGGTTAGACTACCGTCATACAGTCTTTGGTCAAGTAGTTGAAGGTATGGATCTTGTTGATCTTATCTCAGATGTACCAAAAGGTGCACAAGATCGTCCTGTTGAAGATGTTGTGATCAACACAATCAAAATTGTAAAATAA
- a CDS encoding MalY/PatB family protein produces MTDFNHLITRKKTNSIKWDQSTAIYGTDVLPMWVADMDFAPPIGVTKALQSVVDHNIYGYSFVPESTNKAIQAWLLSHYQWKIDSTSIIYNHNVVSGISVAIEALTNPGENVLITPPVYHPFSEVPLLLNRNVVTSPLNYNNNRYEIDFTDLSLKLADPKTTVFLLCSPHNPAGRIWSQTELEHVIALCDDHQVSLISDEIHADLAFKKHTPTASLDLKTVKTVMLMAPSKTFNLAGLNAAFMICEDPLLRQRLEQIRKQRSYPSINRFGAAAMAAAYQTGGDWLEELRTHLTEMITLSHNLLQTLSYIETTPLDASYLLWIDYRKTGIAENAVMAELAKQGVGVTPGSQFGIEGDGFIRVNIATSSVLVTEGITKIVAAFKELGVKEKSISPPL; encoded by the coding sequence ATGACTGATTTTAATCATTTAATTACTCGTAAAAAGACAAACTCTATAAAATGGGATCAATCCACAGCAATATATGGCACGGATGTCCTCCCTATGTGGGTAGCAGATATGGATTTCGCACCACCGATAGGCGTAACTAAAGCTTTACAATCCGTTGTTGATCACAACATTTACGGCTACTCGTTTGTGCCTGAATCAACTAATAAAGCAATTCAAGCTTGGTTGTTGTCGCATTACCAATGGAAAATCGATTCAACTAGCATCATCTATAACCATAATGTTGTTTCCGGTATTTCGGTCGCTATTGAGGCGCTCACAAATCCAGGCGAGAACGTCCTCATCACACCACCTGTTTATCATCCCTTTAGCGAGGTCCCTTTACTACTCAATAGAAATGTTGTGACTTCGCCTTTGAATTACAACAACAATCGTTATGAAATTGATTTCACTGACCTTTCCTTAAAACTAGCGGATCCAAAAACGACCGTATTTTTACTTTGTTCACCGCATAATCCGGCTGGACGTATCTGGTCACAAACTGAACTGGAACACGTCATCGCTTTATGTGACGATCATCAAGTGTCGCTTATATCAGATGAAATCCATGCAGACCTCGCTTTTAAAAAGCATACACCTACCGCTTCTTTGGATTTAAAAACGGTGAAAACCGTCATGTTAATGGCACCTTCAAAAACATTTAATTTAGCAGGGTTAAATGCTGCCTTTATGATTTGTGAGGACCCGCTTTTACGACAACGCTTAGAACAAATCCGCAAACAACGCTCTTATCCATCAATCAACCGTTTTGGAGCTGCTGCTATGGCTGCTGCTTATCAGACTGGGGGCGATTGGTTAGAAGAACTACGTACACACTTAACCGAAATGATCACTCTTTCACACAATCTTTTACAAACACTCTCTTATATAGAAACAACACCACTGGATGCTTCTTATTTATTGTGGATTGATTATCGTAAAACAGGCATCGCAGAAAATGCTGTAATGGCGGAATTAGCAAAACAAGGTGTGGGTGTCACACCGGGTTCTCAATTCGGCATCGAAGGTGATGGTTTTATTCGCGTCAATATCGCCACTTCATCAGTACTTGTAACAGAGGGAATCACTAAAATTGTGGCTGCCTTTAAAGAATTAGGTGTCAAAGAAAAAAGCATTAGCCCTCCTCTTTAA
- a CDS encoding CvfD/Ygs/GSP13 family RNA-binding post-transcriptional regulator produces MAKFKVGDVVEGTVDGIQKYGAFIKFPDETQGLIHISEVTHGFVKDINDYLHVGQKIKVEIVSMEEDKKRMSLSLRAMEDHENSEEGKAGFEPLRKQMPIWIDAFLPKDGISE; encoded by the coding sequence ATGGCTAAGTTCAAGGTTGGTGACGTTGTTGAGGGAACTGTGGATGGCATACAAAAGTATGGCGCATTTATTAAATTTCCTGATGAGACACAAGGATTGATACATATTTCCGAAGTGACACATGGTTTTGTCAAAGATATAAATGACTACTTGCACGTAGGTCAGAAAATCAAAGTGGAAATCGTTAGTATGGAAGAAGATAAGAAACGTATGAGTTTATCTCTGCGAGCGATGGAAGATCATGAGAATAGCGAAGAGGGTAAAGCAGGATTCGAACCATTAAGAAAACAAATGCCAATTTGGATTGATGCTTTTTTACCAAAAGATGGGATTAGCGAATAG